Proteins from a single region of Butyrivibrio fibrisolvens:
- a CDS encoding MBL fold metallo-hydrolase: MRFVSLSSGSSGNSTYIGSAGTHILIDAGCSRKRIIDGLNSLDVDLPDINGIFITHEHSDHIAALRLILKKYDIPVYATAGTIQGIRASDKNHEMDDKEFHVIRSDEPVLVGDIKVNPMRISHDALEPVGFRIECEGRKAAVATDLGCYDDYIVGCLQDMDALLLEANHDVRMLQTGPYPYQLKMRIAGNEGHLSNDMSGELLCKLLNDHMKGIVLGHLSDKNNLPELAYETVRLAIDMGDNPYHSGDIPLYVAKRSEVSQVIEI; this comes from the coding sequence ATGAGATTTGTGAGTCTGTCATCCGGCAGTAGCGGGAACAGCACCTATATTGGTTCTGCAGGTACGCATATCCTGATAGATGCAGGATGCTCAAGGAAGAGGATCATCGATGGTCTTAATAGTCTTGACGTAGACCTTCCTGATATAAATGGAATTTTTATCACACACGAACATTCAGATCACATAGCAGCGCTTCGTCTTATCTTGAAAAAATATGATATTCCGGTATACGCAACAGCCGGCACCATCCAGGGAATCAGAGCATCTGACAAGAACCATGAGATGGATGATAAAGAGTTTCACGTAATTAGAAGCGACGAGCCCGTTCTTGTGGGCGATATTAAAGTAAATCCCATGCGAATTTCACATGATGCATTAGAGCCTGTCGGATTCAGGATCGAATGTGAAGGCCGTAAGGCTGCAGTAGCAACAGACCTTGGCTGTTATGACGATTATATCGTAGGCTGCCTTCAGGATATGGATGCACTCCTTCTTGAAGCCAATCACGATGTAAGGATGCTCCAGACGGGTCCTTATCCATACCAGCTCAAGATGAGAATTGCAGGCAATGAAGGCCATCTTTCCAATGATATGTCAGGAGAGCTTTTATGTAAGCTTTTGAATGATCACATGAAGGGAATCGTACTTGGCCATCTTTCTGACAAGAACAACCTTCCAGAGCTTGCATATGAGACAGTAAGACTTGCGATAGACATGGGTGACAATCCATATCACAGCGGGGATATCCCTTTGTATGTGGCTAAGAGAAGCGAAGTATCACAGGTGATAGAAATCTAA
- a CDS encoding ACT domain-containing protein, whose product MKRAIITVVGKDTVGIIARVCTYLASEKVNILDISQTIVSGYFNMMMIVDVTGRDADFGRLEEDLSKVGEEMGVVIKMQREDIFDSMHRI is encoded by the coding sequence ATGAAGAGAGCAATTATAACTGTAGTCGGCAAAGATACCGTGGGCATTATCGCCAGAGTATGCACTTACCTTGCTTCTGAGAAGGTTAACATTCTCGATATCTCACAGACAATCGTTTCAGGTTATTTCAATATGATGATGATCGTTGATGTAACAGGCCGCGATGCTGATTTTGGAAGACTTGAAGAGGACCTTTCCAAAGTCGGAGAAGAAATGGGTGTAGTTATCAAAATGCAGCGCGAAGACATATTCGATTCAATGCATAGGATTTAA